One genomic segment of Mesoterricola silvestris includes these proteins:
- a CDS encoding putative zinc-binding protein, with translation MTCGCSSGKKRLVYACSGAANTGYLADQVARRLSLQGVARMTCLAGVGAELDSFLRAAATAEMNLVVDGCPTACGRKTFQRYELPCMPVVLTDFGVEKGTTLIDEAVLARVVQEVAVRHLAAPEGETSR, from the coding sequence ATGACCTGTGGGTGTTCTTCCGGCAAGAAACGGCTCGTCTACGCGTGCAGCGGTGCGGCCAACACCGGCTACCTCGCCGACCAAGTGGCCCGCAGGCTCTCGCTGCAGGGGGTGGCCAGAATGACCTGCCTGGCCGGGGTCGGCGCGGAATTGGACAGTTTCCTGCGCGCCGCCGCAACGGCGGAAATGAATCTGGTCGTCGACGGGTGCCCCACCGCCTGTGGGCGGAAAACCTTCCAGCGCTACGAACTGCCATGTATGCCGGTCGTACTGACGGACTTCGGCGTGGAAAAGGGCACCACGCTGATCGACGAGGCCGTGCTCGCCAGGGTGGTGCAAGAGGTTGCGGTGCGGCATCTGGCCGCTCCGGAGGGTGAAACAAGCCGCTGA
- a CDS encoding rhodanese-like domain-containing protein: MIAHGQHKCSRALPGWPSPFTSEQKGKVIQGLWFLSPQEALDALRGGGLLVDLRSDELVQMQAFGVPESLHLPHPIAAEQGSDFPMDRLLVLADSSGVYTKAAAAVLMAHRYHQLALLNGGMLAWDQAGLPVATDAGSLLHGECACVMRPRKDRSSTSRSTEPQWPRPASCSFAWPTVPAPRWPRASPGNSSPDGASRVREAGQAR, translated from the coding sequence ATGATAGCCCACGGGCAGCACAAGTGTTCCCGCGCATTACCAGGGTGGCCATCGCCCTTCACGTCAGAGCAGAAGGGCAAGGTCATACAGGGGCTCTGGTTCCTCTCCCCCCAGGAGGCCCTGGACGCCCTCAGGGGCGGTGGGCTCTTGGTGGACCTGCGCAGTGATGAACTGGTCCAGATGCAAGCCTTTGGCGTGCCCGAAAGTCTGCACCTTCCCCATCCCATTGCTGCCGAGCAGGGAAGCGACTTTCCGATGGATCGGCTTCTGGTTCTGGCGGATTCTTCCGGCGTCTATACCAAGGCGGCGGCTGCCGTCTTGATGGCCCATAGGTACCACCAACTCGCGCTACTGAACGGCGGCATGCTGGCCTGGGACCAAGCCGGCCTCCCCGTGGCCACGGACGCGGGCTCCCTGCTGCACGGGGAATGCGCCTGTGTCATGCGACCCAGAAAAGACCGATCCTCCACATCCCGATCAACGGAGCCCCAATGGCCCCGACCAGCATCCTGTTCCTTTGCGTGGCCAACAGTGCCCGCTCCCAGATGGCCGAGGGCCTCGCCCGGCAACTCTTCCCCGGATGGCGCATCCAGAGTGCGGGAAGCCGGCCAAGCCAGGTGA
- a CDS encoding FmdE family protein produces the protein MIDPKDFLSAGQLLHGHKCPAMPLGLRAGAAALEALGVDRARDGQLEVILELGDAHCAHCFADGVQMITGCTFGKGNIRKLGFGKFGMTLVDRATGRRVRVVPRAEAQAASRQTPFFQEYRMKGIPASQVPAEMVEPLIQNVMNAPVGNILKIGTVEQGPVVPRPAEQFNAFVCERCGDLVIESYGRTHDGQKVCMPCAAPASKVAAI, from the coding sequence ATGATCGACCCCAAGGACTTCCTCAGCGCTGGCCAACTGCTCCACGGCCACAAATGCCCTGCCATGCCCCTGGGCCTGCGGGCCGGGGCGGCGGCCCTGGAGGCGCTCGGCGTCGACCGGGCCAGGGACGGCCAGCTCGAAGTCATCCTGGAACTGGGCGACGCCCATTGTGCCCACTGCTTCGCAGACGGGGTCCAGATGATTACCGGGTGCACCTTCGGCAAGGGCAATATCCGGAAGCTCGGATTCGGCAAGTTCGGAATGACCTTGGTCGACCGTGCCACCGGCCGCCGGGTTCGCGTCGTGCCCCGGGCCGAGGCCCAGGCCGCGAGCCGGCAGACGCCCTTCTTCCAGGAGTACCGCATGAAGGGCATCCCCGCGTCCCAGGTGCCGGCCGAGATGGTCGAGCCTCTCATCCAAAACGTCATGAACGCCCCCGTTGGGAACATCCTCAAGATCGGCACCGTGGAGCAGGGACCGGTCGTTCCCAGGCCCGCGGAACAGTTCAACGCCTTCGTGTGCGAGCGCTGCGGTGACCTCGTGATCGAATCCTACGGCCGGACCCATGACGGGCAGAAGGTCTGTATGCCCTGCGCCGCGCCGGCCTCCAAGGTCGCGGCCATTTGA
- a CDS encoding arsenate reductase ArsC, giving the protein MAEGLARQLFPGWRIQSAGSRPSQVNPYAIEVLAEQGIDATSRTSKSVQDIDPASVDLVITLCAEEVCPLFLGKIEKLHWPIPDPASDDPALTPEDLRTRFRIGREGLAAAWRR; this is encoded by the coding sequence ATGGCCGAGGGCCTCGCCCGGCAACTCTTCCCCGGATGGCGCATCCAGAGTGCGGGAAGCCGGCCAAGCCAGGTGAATCCCTACGCCATCGAGGTTTTAGCGGAGCAGGGGATCGATGCCACATCCCGTACCTCCAAATCCGTGCAGGACATCGATCCAGCCTCGGTGGACCTGGTCATCACGCTCTGCGCCGAGGAGGTCTGCCCCTTGTTCCTGGGCAAAATTGAGAAGCTGCATTGGCCCATTCCCGATCCGGCCAGCGATGATCCTGCCCTGACCCCGGAGGACCTTCGGACCCGGTTCCGGATCGGCCGGGAGGGGCTCGCCGCCGCCTGGAGGCGTTGA
- a CDS encoding cyclic nucleotide-binding domain-containing protein: MGEQMCGILQVMTLLPPSPIQTRMLLHLRKAEEEGRRPSYRELASAFGWSSVATVRSHVQALQAKGLVKLEPRQARSLRLTEMGRTAASAPSGKGRTAPSDPSLSLSKAVLELMDLLAPWMQARTYAKGSMLWREGDLADRLVILDAGHLKAFRQLADGRTATLLRFSPGEVLGFAPFFDEGGYPATVEALDAVRIRYVLRQDLVRAMQEPRIAMALLGFLAKRLRKAFDTIEQVSLHRALPRVAAALRDLIREEAYTLVTLPQPSKAFAEALGLAPATLSRTLAQLVDRGLIHRLGPRRYQVLLADDLKRLAKGEDAGGH, encoded by the coding sequence GTGGGCGAACAGATGTGCGGTATCCTCCAAGTGATGACCCTCCTGCCACCCTCCCCCATCCAAACCCGGATGCTTCTCCATCTGCGCAAGGCGGAGGAGGAGGGCCGACGTCCCAGCTACCGGGAACTGGCTAGCGCCTTCGGTTGGTCGTCGGTGGCCACGGTCCGCAGTCACGTGCAGGCCCTGCAGGCAAAGGGCCTGGTGAAGCTGGAACCCAGGCAGGCCCGCTCTCTGCGGCTGACCGAAATGGGAAGGACTGCGGCAAGTGCCCCAAGCGGAAAGGGACGCACGGCGCCATCCGACCCCTCCCTGTCCTTGTCCAAAGCTGTTCTTGAGTTGATGGACCTGTTGGCGCCCTGGATGCAAGCCAGGACCTACGCCAAAGGATCCATGTTGTGGCGCGAGGGGGATTTGGCCGACCGTTTGGTGATCCTGGATGCGGGACACCTCAAGGCCTTTCGCCAGCTTGCCGATGGGAGAACCGCGACCTTGCTCCGCTTCAGTCCGGGGGAAGTGCTAGGGTTCGCGCCATTTTTCGATGAGGGCGGCTACCCGGCCACGGTGGAGGCCCTGGACGCGGTCAGGATCCGCTACGTCCTCCGCCAGGACCTGGTCCGCGCCATGCAGGAGCCCAGGATAGCCATGGCCCTGCTGGGCTTTCTTGCCAAGCGACTGCGCAAAGCCTTCGACACCATCGAGCAGGTCTCCCTGCACCGCGCCCTGCCCAGGGTGGCGGCAGCTCTGCGGGACCTGATCCGGGAGGAGGCGTACACCCTGGTCACCCTGCCCCAGCCCTCCAAGGCCTTTGCGGAAGCCCTCGGGCTGGCCCCGGCCACCCTGTCTCGCACCCTGGCCCAACTCGTCGACCGGGGCCTCATCCATCGGCTGGGTCCGAGACGGTATCAGGTGCTCTTGGCCGATGACCTGAAGCGTCTGGCCAAAGGGGAGGACGCCGGCGGCCATTGA
- the chrA gene encoding chromate efflux transporter encodes MNPPRKPLLRLQPLALLFVKLGAIGFGGGMAVLALMEEELVRRRKLMDPEELLHGLALGQILGSFATNAAYFVGHRFFGFLGGMTCAVAFMAPSVALVIGLSWLYFTFHALPALNATLKGLGPVVIALILGAAWSMGRKALRSWQAGLLAAVALALALLRVNAPVIMGLGAVVGLVTGKAALSRTPSRALASRPVPALLALGGAPLAAAPVAASLLVTAWTFIKMGFIFFGGGFVLVPVLHQKLVVALGWLTPREFIDGVAISNLTPGPIAVLATFAGYRLQGVPGALVATAALFLPALALMALLTHFYSRMRDLRHAQNLLAGLVPVMVGLILAAALLLAPGALHGLPGFGLFGLALVLLVRFRWHPAFVLGLGALLGMAGWVH; translated from the coding sequence TTGAACCCGCCACGGAAGCCCCTTCTCCGACTCCAGCCCCTGGCCCTGCTGTTTGTGAAGCTGGGCGCCATCGGGTTCGGCGGGGGTATGGCGGTCCTCGCCTTGATGGAAGAGGAACTGGTGCGAAGGCGCAAGCTGATGGATCCGGAAGAACTGCTCCACGGCTTGGCCCTTGGCCAGATCCTGGGTTCATTCGCCACCAATGCGGCCTACTTCGTTGGCCACCGGTTCTTCGGCTTCCTGGGCGGAATGACCTGTGCCGTCGCCTTCATGGCCCCCTCCGTGGCCCTCGTGATCGGCCTTTCCTGGCTCTATTTCACCTTCCACGCCCTGCCCGCCTTGAATGCAACCTTGAAGGGCCTTGGCCCCGTCGTCATCGCGCTCATTCTCGGAGCGGCCTGGTCCATGGGGCGCAAGGCCTTGCGCTCCTGGCAGGCCGGCTTGCTGGCGGCGGTGGCCCTGGCGCTGGCCCTGCTCCGGGTCAACGCCCCGGTCATCATGGGGCTCGGGGCCGTGGTGGGCCTGGTAACTGGCAAGGCGGCCCTTTCCCGGACACCATCCAGGGCATTGGCCTCCCGGCCGGTTCCCGCCCTTCTGGCCCTGGGTGGGGCCCCGCTGGCGGCCGCCCCCGTGGCGGCCTCCCTTCTGGTCACGGCCTGGACCTTTATCAAGATGGGGTTCATCTTCTTCGGCGGCGGTTTCGTCCTGGTTCCCGTGCTGCACCAGAAACTGGTGGTGGCCCTGGGCTGGCTCACGCCGAGGGAATTCATCGATGGTGTCGCCATCAGCAACCTGACGCCAGGCCCCATCGCCGTGCTGGCCACCTTCGCGGGGTACCGCCTTCAGGGGGTTCCGGGGGCACTGGTCGCCACCGCGGCCCTGTTCCTGCCGGCCCTGGCCCTGATGGCGCTGCTGACCCACTTCTACAGTCGCATGAGGGACCTGCGCCACGCCCAGAACCTCCTGGCTGGCCTCGTGCCGGTCATGGTGGGCCTCATCCTGGCCGCTGCCCTCCTGCTCGCCCCGGGCGCCCTCCACGGCCTTCCAGGGTTTGGTCTGTTCGGGCTGGCCCTGGTTTTGCTGGTTCGCTTCCGGTGGCACCCGGCCTTCGTCCTGGGCCTGGGCGCGCTGCTGGGAATGGCGGGTTGGGTTCATTGA
- a CDS encoding IS5 family transposase (programmed frameshift): protein MPRSFLTDVMWDKLAPLLPPEKGETGRPYNAHRPWIEAILWKHRTGAPWRDLPEEFGSWKSIYSRFNRWSKVGVWQAALEVLREDADTEWLMIDSTVIRAHQQASGAEKGGSKNQAIGRSRGGLSTKVHMICDSHGNPLDFVLTGGQTHDCTQSCTLLVGRSAVAVLADKGYDDNRTRSTIQGMGAEVVIPSRSCRKAPIDHDAFLYRARHAVENLFAKMKHFRSLATRYDKTTRNYAAMVAIACLVIWLRL, encoded by the exons ATGCCGAGGAGCTTTCTGACTGACGTGATGTGGGACAAGTTGGCCCCCTTGCTGCCGCCAGAGAAGGGCGAGACAGGTCGGCCCTACAACGCCCACCGGCCTTGGATCGAGGCGATTCTCTGGAAGCATCGGACTGGAGCTCCCTGGAGAGATCTTCCTGAGGAGTTCGGGTCTTGGAAGAGCATCTACAGTCGGTTTAATCGCTGGAGCAAGGTTGGGGTCTGGCAGGCCGCGTTGGAGGTGTTGCGGGAAGATGCAGACACAGAGTGGCTGATGATCGACTCCACAGTGATTCGAGCGCACCAGCAGGCCTCCGGGGCTGAAAAAGGGGGCTCCA AAAACCAGGCCATCGGCCGATCCCGAGGTGGCTTGTCCACCAAAGTGCACATGATCTGCGATAGCCACGGGAACCCCCTCGACTTTGTCCTAACTGGTGGTCAAACCCACGACTGTACCCAATCCTGCACGCTCCTGGTGGGACGGTCTGCTGTGGCAGTGCTCGCCGACAAAGGGTACGATGACAACCGGACCCGGAGCACCATCCAAGGGATGGGGGCCGAGGTGGTCATCCCCTCGAGGTCCTGTAGGAAGGCCCCCATCGACCATGATGCCTTCCTCTACCGGGCGCGCCACGCCGTGGAGAACCTGTTTGCGAAGATGAAGCACTTTCGCAGCCTGGCCACGAGATACGACAAGACCACGCGGAACTACGCCGCCATGGTCGCAATCGCGTGTCTGGTTATCTGGCTCAGGCTTTGA
- a CDS encoding chloride channel protein, producing the protein MRKIVKMRHWIMLAVPIGLVAGVGVSTLEIVCNQVFWGHIYRLGPALRLAAPILGLFASGWILNRLHLRTVGMLNDVVIQYHTPPMELNPRVDLMEATACVATVGFGASLGLGGPSQWLGARAALYLHRFIGRFRPMQGITRRQILLVGAAAGVAAYFRAPLAGTILAMETPFRRDLDGTALLPASVASLLSHWVHGRLVDSNPLLPFPDLGPTSWRPIAEAVLIGLAAGLLSRRFQRGVIWIRKWTGAWSWRARGLAGGLCTSFTAWIAWRFFGDTWTLQGGLPVALQVFQANFIPLAILALLALKVLAVWATLGTTGVAGLLVVTLSVGTLLGGAIHPLTPHMTLGLACAVAVCAYLAANYNAPLTGLALAVEWGGRALLLSAWPAVLLATWIGAGLANTPAKIRHRHIRDHHGKVSH; encoded by the coding sequence ATGCGCAAGATCGTGAAGATGCGCCATTGGATTATGCTTGCCGTCCCCATCGGACTTGTCGCTGGCGTCGGCGTCTCGACCCTGGAGATCGTGTGCAACCAGGTCTTCTGGGGCCACATCTACCGCCTGGGGCCTGCGCTACGGCTGGCAGCGCCAATTCTCGGGCTTTTTGCGAGCGGGTGGATCCTCAACCGCCTCCACCTTCGCACGGTAGGCATGCTCAACGACGTGGTGATCCAGTACCACACCCCCCCCATGGAGTTGAACCCCAGGGTCGACCTCATGGAGGCCACCGCCTGCGTGGCCACCGTGGGCTTTGGCGCCTCCCTCGGCCTGGGCGGGCCCAGCCAATGGCTGGGGGCCCGGGCGGCCCTCTACCTCCACAGGTTCATCGGGCGGTTCCGGCCCATGCAGGGCATCACCCGGCGCCAGATCCTCCTGGTGGGCGCCGCGGCGGGCGTTGCCGCCTATTTCCGAGCCCCCCTGGCGGGAACCATCCTGGCGATGGAAACCCCCTTCCGGCGCGACCTGGACGGCACGGCCCTCCTTCCCGCCTCCGTGGCCTCCCTCCTTTCCCACTGGGTCCACGGCCGCCTCGTGGACAGCAACCCTTTGCTGCCCTTCCCCGACCTCGGCCCGACCTCCTGGAGGCCCATCGCAGAGGCAGTGCTCATCGGCCTTGCGGCGGGGCTTCTCTCCAGGCGGTTCCAGCGTGGCGTCATCTGGATTCGGAAATGGACCGGCGCGTGGTCCTGGCGGGCCCGAGGTCTTGCGGGCGGGCTCTGCACCTCCTTTACCGCCTGGATCGCCTGGCGGTTTTTCGGTGACACCTGGACCTTGCAGGGTGGCCTCCCTGTGGCCCTCCAGGTGTTTCAGGCCAACTTCATTCCCTTGGCTATCCTGGCCCTTCTAGCCCTCAAGGTCCTGGCCGTCTGGGCCACCCTTGGCACCACCGGCGTCGCCGGATTGCTGGTGGTGACCCTATCCGTCGGGACCCTCCTGGGGGGAGCCATCCATCCGCTGACGCCCCACATGACCCTCGGCCTAGCCTGCGCGGTCGCCGTGTGCGCCTATCTGGCGGCCAACTACAACGCGCCGTTGACGGGTCTCGCCTTGGCGGTGGAGTGGGGTGGCCGGGCGCTGCTCCTGTCCGCGTGGCCCGCCGTGCTCCTGGCCACCTGGATCGGGGCGGGTCTGGCGAACACGCCCGCCAAGATCCGCCACCGGCACATCCGGGACCATCACGGGAAGGTTTCTCACTAA
- a CDS encoding GxxExxY protein, whose amino-acid sequence MSIQDPLTQQIIGFSYRVANTLGHGFVEKVYENALAFEFRKAKIAFAQQQTVEVFYEGERVGHYKADLIVEGRVIVEVKAIQALSDVDVAQGLNYLRATGLPTCLLINFGKAKIEVRRLGMSPGRGAGEMELEVKDLL is encoded by the coding sequence ATGTCCATCCAGGATCCGCTTACACAGCAGATCATCGGCTTCAGCTACCGCGTAGCGAACACGCTGGGACACGGTTTCGTCGAGAAGGTGTACGAGAACGCCTTGGCCTTCGAGTTCCGGAAGGCCAAAATCGCCTTCGCCCAGCAACAAACAGTCGAAGTGTTCTACGAGGGGGAAAGGGTTGGGCACTACAAGGCCGACCTCATTGTTGAAGGCCGGGTCATCGTCGAGGTCAAGGCCATCCAGGCCCTGAGCGATGTTGATGTCGCCCAGGGGCTGAATTACCTGAGGGCCACTGGCCTCCCGACTTGCCTCCTCATCAATTTCGGCAAGGCGAAGATCGAGGTTCGCAGGCTGGGAATGAGCCCTGGCAGGGGTGCCGGGGAAATGGAACTTGAGGTCAAGGACCTCCTATAA
- a CDS encoding site-specific integrase, giving the protein MKEAKPNPLAMALREFFSEFLPRARGLSPCTLLSYRDSLSLLLKFLAGHLGRPVAELGLEAITPEVVMAFLDHLEEGRHNKASTRNVRLAAIHAFARHVATCRPECLEGCQRILAVPFKRAGARVVDYLEFEEIQAILAVIDQSTLDGRRDFVLLATMFNTGARVQEILDLRPCDLQLERPFQVRLFGKGRKERACPLWPQTAQLLKAFLAAIDMEPGSRERLFRNHRGGPLTRFGVRYLLAKHCHQARACAPTLTGKLLHPHSMRHSTAVHLLQSGVDLPTISHWLGHASINTTNRYAKVDLEMKRRAIAKAKPLAMDGAEATWRTDKSILEWLESL; this is encoded by the coding sequence GTGAAGGAGGCCAAACCCAACCCCCTGGCCATGGCCCTGCGCGAGTTCTTTTCGGAGTTCCTTCCGAGGGCCCGTGGCCTCAGCCCCTGCACGCTCCTCAGCTACCGGGACAGCCTGTCCCTGCTGCTCAAGTTCCTGGCTGGCCATCTCGGACGTCCCGTCGCCGAACTGGGCCTGGAGGCCATCACCCCTGAGGTGGTCATGGCCTTCCTCGACCACCTGGAGGAGGGCCGCCACAACAAGGCCTCGACCCGGAATGTGCGTCTCGCGGCGATCCATGCCTTTGCCCGTCACGTCGCCACCTGCCGGCCCGAATGTCTGGAAGGGTGCCAGCGGATCCTGGCTGTTCCGTTCAAACGGGCTGGCGCCCGCGTGGTCGATTACCTGGAATTCGAGGAGATCCAGGCCATTCTGGCGGTCATCGATCAGTCAACTCTGGATGGCCGGCGGGATTTCGTTCTCCTGGCAACGATGTTCAACACCGGAGCCCGGGTCCAGGAAATACTCGATCTCCGACCCTGCGACCTCCAGTTGGAGAGGCCCTTCCAGGTTCGCCTGTTCGGTAAAGGGCGAAAGGAGCGTGCCTGCCCACTTTGGCCTCAGACAGCCCAACTGCTGAAAGCCTTCCTTGCCGCAATCGACATGGAACCCGGGTCCAGGGAGCGCTTGTTCCGCAATCACCGGGGAGGGCCCCTGACCCGATTCGGGGTCCGTTACCTCCTGGCCAAGCATTGCCACCAGGCCAGGGCCTGCGCTCCAACGCTGACGGGGAAGCTTCTCCATCCCCACTCCATGCGCCACAGCACCGCGGTCCACCTCCTCCAATCCGGAGTTGACCTACCGACCATCAGCCACTGGCTGGGGCATGCCAGCATCAATACGACCAACCGCTACGCCAAGGTGGACCTCGAGATGAAGCGGCGTGCGATAGCGAAGGCCAAGCCCCTCGCTATGGATGGGGCCGAAGCGACTTGGAGAACCGACAAGTCCATCCTGGAATGGCTGGAGTCCCTGTAA
- the eno gene encoding phosphopyruvate hydratase, producing MKVDRLAALEILDSRGFPTVEVVMEAGGKVARASVPSGKSTGKFEALERRDGDKSRFQGKGVLGATHSVEDEIAGALVGKDLPPQAVLDKLLIDLDGTPNKSRLGANAILGVSMACARLWAAVEGQPLYRSLGGEEANLLPVPCFNVLNGGAHADNPLDWQEFMIVPAGLPSFAEALRAGAETYHKLAAILKEGDLSISVGDEGGFAPDITYPEEALDLLVEAIQGAGYKPGKDIFIALDPAASGFYKKGNYTFAEESMDARGMTSLYKSWLGKYPIISIEDGLAEDDWDGWVHLTRETGAQVQLVGDDIFVSDQARVRQAMTADMANAVLLKPNQIGSLSEIIATARVAQHGGFRCMMSHRSGETQDDFIADLAVALGVGQIKSGAPARGERVAKYNQLLRIERELGAKARFAGPAAFRGK from the coding sequence ATGAAGGTCGATCGCCTTGCTGCTTTGGAGATCCTGGACTCCCGGGGTTTTCCCACCGTTGAAGTCGTGATGGAGGCTGGAGGGAAGGTGGCCCGGGCATCAGTTCCCTCGGGGAAATCGACCGGCAAATTTGAAGCGCTGGAGCGTAGGGACGGGGACAAGAGTCGGTTCCAGGGCAAAGGCGTCCTTGGGGCGACCCATTCTGTCGAAGATGAAATCGCCGGGGCCCTTGTCGGCAAGGATCTTCCTCCCCAGGCCGTGCTCGACAAGTTACTGATCGACCTCGACGGCACCCCCAATAAGAGCCGTCTCGGAGCCAACGCCATCCTGGGCGTCTCCATGGCGTGCGCCCGGCTGTGGGCAGCCGTGGAGGGTCAACCCCTGTACCGAAGCCTTGGCGGGGAGGAAGCGAACCTGCTGCCCGTGCCCTGCTTCAACGTGTTGAACGGTGGAGCACATGCCGACAACCCACTGGACTGGCAGGAATTCATGATCGTTCCGGCCGGGCTGCCCTCCTTCGCCGAGGCACTCCGGGCAGGGGCCGAAACTTACCACAAGCTGGCCGCGATTCTAAAGGAGGGCGACCTCTCGATCTCCGTAGGCGACGAAGGCGGCTTCGCGCCGGATATTACCTACCCGGAGGAGGCGCTGGACCTCCTGGTGGAAGCCATCCAGGGAGCGGGCTACAAGCCCGGGAAGGACATTTTCATTGCCCTTGACCCTGCGGCCAGCGGTTTCTACAAAAAGGGCAACTATACCTTTGCCGAAGAGAGCATGGATGCCCGTGGGATGACCTCCTTGTACAAGTCCTGGCTCGGCAAGTACCCCATCATCTCCATCGAAGACGGACTGGCTGAGGACGATTGGGACGGGTGGGTTCACCTAACCCGCGAGACCGGCGCTCAGGTCCAGTTGGTCGGAGATGACATTTTCGTTTCGGACCAGGCCCGGGTTCGGCAGGCCATGACTGCGGATATGGCCAACGCCGTCCTTCTGAAGCCAAACCAGATCGGCTCTCTCTCAGAAATCATCGCCACTGCCCGGGTGGCCCAGCATGGGGGGTTCCGGTGCATGATGAGCCACCGCTCGGGAGAAACCCAGGACGATTTCATCGCCGACCTCGCCGTGGCCTTGGGCGTCGGCCAGATCAAGTCCGGTGCGCCCGCTCGAGGCGAGCGGGTGGCAAAATACAACCAGTTGCTTCGGATTGAGCGTGAGCTTGGGGCAAAGGCCCGCTTTGCGGGACCGGCGGCCTTCCGGGGGAAATGA
- the tnpC gene encoding IS66 family transposase, whose protein sequence is MPPLPQRQVLSPEGALAPACITGAAPIQATIYELERRRCNLCGQVFTAQAPAGMGEENYDLSVAVLLGLLRYGTGLPMNRLERLQLAFGIPMPVSTQWELLLKAAGLLTPAHAELTRQAAQGEVLYNDDTIMRILEKAPLERKATYTTSILSRSVDHRIALFITGHHHAGENLQAVLKHRAEGLSAPIQMCDGLAANTVGEAGDLNTILAHCLAHAHRRFVEVEGKFPVEVEHLLGQLKVVYRNDARAKREGMDPQVRLAFHQQGSGPVMAGLETWLRDQIEGAKVEPNSGLGQAIAYMRKHWKELTLFLHEPGAPLDNNLCEASLKRAIMHRKNSLFYRSATGARVGDTFMSLIHSTELNGVEPFEYLLELLKHAKEVDREPARWMPWNYPAAAASG, encoded by the coding sequence CTGCCCCCACTGCCCCAACGGCAAGTTCTATCCCCTGAAGGAGCCCTCGCCCCTGCTTGCATCACGGGGGCGGCCCCGATCCAAGCGACCATCTATGAACTGGAGCGCCGCCGCTGCAACCTCTGCGGTCAAGTGTTCACCGCCCAGGCGCCGGCGGGCATGGGCGAGGAGAATTACGACCTCAGCGTGGCCGTTCTGCTGGGCCTGCTGCGCTACGGCACCGGCCTGCCCATGAACCGCCTGGAGCGGCTCCAACTTGCGTTCGGCATCCCTATGCCGGTCTCCACCCAATGGGAACTCCTGCTCAAGGCGGCGGGCCTATTGACCCCAGCCCATGCGGAACTCACCCGGCAGGCCGCCCAAGGCGAGGTGCTCTACAACGACGACACCATCATGCGGATCCTGGAAAAGGCCCCCCTGGAACGTAAGGCGACCTACACAACCTCGATCCTGTCCCGGTCCGTGGACCACCGGATTGCCTTGTTCATAACCGGCCACCACCACGCCGGGGAGAACCTGCAAGCCGTCCTGAAGCACCGCGCCGAGGGCCTCTCCGCTCCCATCCAGATGTGTGATGGGCTGGCCGCGAACACGGTAGGAGAGGCGGGGGACCTCAACACCATCCTGGCCCACTGCCTGGCCCACGCACACCGCCGGTTCGTCGAGGTCGAAGGCAAGTTCCCGGTGGAGGTCGAGCACCTGCTGGGCCAACTCAAGGTGGTCTACCGGAACGATGCCCGGGCCAAGCGGGAGGGGATGGACCCCCAGGTCCGGCTGGCCTTTCACCAGCAGGGGAGTGGCCCGGTCATGGCGGGCCTGGAAACCTGGCTGCGAGACCAGATCGAGGGTGCCAAGGTGGAGCCAAACTCCGGGCTGGGACAGGCCATCGCATACATGCGCAAGCACTGGAAGGAACTCACTCTGTTCCTGCATGAGCCCGGGGCCCCGCTGGACAACAACCTGTGCGAGGCCAGTCTGAAGCGGGCCATCATGCACCGGAAGAACTCCCTGTTCTACCGGTCGGCCACGGGAGCCCGGGTCGGGGACACGTTCATGAGCCTGATCCACTCGACGGAACTGAACGGCGTGGAGCCGTTCGAATACCTGCTCGAGCTGCTGAAGCACGCCAAAGAGGTCGATCGGGAGCCGGCCAGGTGGATGCCCTGGAACTATCCGGCGGCAGCGGCTTCGGGCTGA